The Pieris napi chromosome 9, ilPieNapi1.2, whole genome shotgun sequence genomic sequence tacatatagtaCCCATAatacaagcttcaccagcttagcatgggactaggtcaattggtgtgaattgtccaataaaaaaaataaaaacatatttaaggAAAGTAATACGCAGTCTTTTGCGATTTACCTTGTACACAGATTTATACCTTTTCCTTGTTTGTTGTGCGTTTGGGAATATTAAGTACCTGAGATttgcttttagtttttaccttATTAATGTGAATGGAGCGCTGTTATAAGATGGTTGGTGCCTAAACGTAGGTGATTTATTACAggttattaaaatgaaaattacaattgctaatttatattttaaaatacaaatgttatatattacgagtataattttacagtgtctattagaattaatttatacagTCCCTTATTTTTGAACGCTTTTAGATTTCTACCTTATTTGGAGAACGATAACCCGTGCAGACTTGCATCGAATAAAGTTCATACAAGTTACGCAGAAGTAGAAGTTAGTCTCATGATTAACACGTATTgtcttacatttaaaaaatgacaATGGAATTTAGAAGTAATAAAACACGgccgaaattaataataaatccagAACCATTTTTCCATCTAAGATTGGTATTACAATCCGTTTTTTGTATTAAGCATGCTAATAAACTATCTTCGGACTGAGTTTGGTTATCTTAAATAGCAATCCATCTTTGTGAGTACGGATTAAAGACTGACCTCTGTTTGAAAAAGGCAGTTTGTGCGTGTCAATAACCAATCCGTCTACTATGACGTTTGCTTTAATCCGTGTAAACAGTCGTAGATTGCAATCTGACAATTTCGGCAGTTTGCTGTTTGGATTACAAGTTGGTAGAAAGAAGAAATGGCCAtggcatttattatttagtgacAGCGACGATAGTGATTTGTTGTTGTTATCGGATACTGATAGCGAATCAGAAGACGAACTGCGCGCGGGTTCTCGCAGATTAAAAAGGGTGAACTATATTCAAAAAGTTAATATGCTGGTAAAACTAATATACATACCTATTTACAACAACAAAACGACAGTTTTGTTTAGAAACTTGCCACTTGAGACAAAAATTCAACGTTCCATTCCTTACTAAAATGAACCATTCCTTAATAAAATGAGAGACCTTaaacgttttttattattaacagccaaaaatatttgttactgtAGGTTGCTTGCAATCTTTCGTCGAATAAACAATCGGATAGcagatttgtttatatttacagaaaaatCATTAAGTGATTTTGTGTCTGTCAAGAgctgaaatttattttctcgtttaaaaattaatgaaaacttCTTGAAGAAACCTATTTCTACGTGGAAAGAAGGGCGGAGAATTATACAACTTATAGAGCTGTAAAACTTATGCaagattttcattttttaatcaCTGCAAAGGaagaacaaaaacaatttttactaTGCTGTGTGCAAGAGTATAGAAATCTATATCCAGACTGTACAAAAAGATCCTCAAAGGAAAATATCCTTGCTAATCTGTAATTTTAtgttcttttaataaatacctcTACGTCATTTTATGTTCTTTTAAGAAAATACCTAtgatcttattttattttttattatgatctttataaatatttcattttatttagtttagttcAGTTTCCAAAATCTTCACGGCTTTGTCGGCACGGGTTCATGTTGACATAGgaagataaaattttgtattgaaGTAGGTCTGGGtagtttaaaaagaattaagGGGTATGCATTTCGatattcgaaaaaaaaaattcacccATATATGGGACACCCAGTATCTatagttaattattagtattctAGATAGTAGATAACCAATTCACACCTTAAGGAGGTTGTgtaatagtattaaatataataataatataaacttaatgtAACTTAAATCACAGTAGTCGAATTAaggctatttatattttattttattaaagagttAAATACTCTTATTATGAACCGTAGAGGTCTTTTGAAGTCAgacaaaatacaatattatcacGAGAGTAAAATATAGCACATTCTGTATTGCTAAAACCAATTTTAGATTGagaatttaattatactatattatcttaatatatatctataaattacgcgtcacgttgtttgtccgctatggactcctaaactacttaaccgatttcaatcaaattagcacaccgtgtgcagtttgcactaacttaaaagataggatagcttacatcttaatttatacccgcaatattattttattgcaaattatttgtttattatttgacagtcacgattctaacagatggcgcggTGTTGAAAGTAcaaacgtttcacataagctacaaaaaagcatggtggtccccatgactggtgttctcctacgtTACCCTTGATTAGtatactactatgtaatataacaaaaaacttagccacagcaacgcttggccgagtctgctagtaatcaaaatatcaataagcGGCCTATCCGTGCTTCGCACGGATGGACATAATGATGGCTACGATCGATCCAATAGTTGAGATTAtttgttacaaacatacaaaaaaacttCTCTTTATACAGATAACAGATTTAgcagtaaaatttaaaaaatagtttcctGAAAACACATCTagacaaaattaatttcagtgaattatttttgtttaatattgtaaaagcACTTACGTTTCTGTTGATCCAGaaaatcttgtatttttaaatatctagtTAGTTAATACTAGTGTGACTGCGGCGGAGGGCGTTGAATCAACATCACCTCCATGCCTTTCCCAAATACACAAACTGTTAATGATGAcctaaaatgaaataaactaataatagtTACTGGGAGGGCGACCGAAAAGTTATTTTACAGTTTGAAAAACCTCTGGAGTTAATTTTCACAAGCCGTTCTTTTTTCCCTAATTTTCACGAACCCATCAACTCAGAGGATATATGATACTTTTCgtcatatatttatgtaaattacgaTACAATGTTCTAATAATTTCAGTAATACTGTGTATTCAAAGATTTGCAAAGCATTGTTCGCCCTTTCATTTAGTTAagttttccatacaaaattGTAACGTTACTTTTCTATTACCATAGATAGCTATTTGGTTTTACAACACGTAAACCATagataaaatctaaaaatggACTTAAATAGTAGCTACTACTATTCTAAAATTTTGTctgttttcattaaaaaaaaaaacagaaggCATGGAAATATTTCAACGGATATGTACTAACTTAGTAGTTATAAAGACAAAGAACGAAAGGTTGTTATAGAAGACAACCTAGTGGTTATAAAGTACTTACTTATCACTTTGAAGAAGTTGTATACCCTGTATGTCAGCTACATCGCTAAATACTTGCGACCTAAATTCACACTTGAGTCCATTGAGAAGAGACCATTCAAATACTGTGACTCTTTGGTCTATGGATGCTGATACAAGAAGGTTGTCTACTATTAGCACACCTGTCACTTGAGAGCAATGGCTAGTCTCGCTTGTCCATACCTCCTTCTTTACCACCACACACTCTTCTACAGACATATAATTCAACGACACTGCATTATCATCCCCTCCAGTAGCCATTAAAAAGTCAGTATCAGAAATAATTGCTGTAGCAATACAATTTACCCCAgatttatgaattaaatagtGCTGCTCGTagtctttaattaattgtggCATATCCCAGATATACAAAGAAGCATGTGATGTAGAACATATCAACATTCTTCTTGCGGGCAGTTCTAATAATCTcatctttaaaaaacataagcCTTTTTCAATGTAATCCACATTATTCATTTCATTATTGTGCAGATTAAACTCTAATGTTCTAATTTTACCATCAGAGCACccaacaaatattaaaaacttcaCATTATCTGAGCTCAAAATTTCTAGATCCATCACTCTTGTTTCAGGATCAAAATCAGTTTCACAACCTCTTTTACGACTTTCTGTACGTTCTTTGTCTGTTCCTTTAATCATATGATTCACCAATTCTTCTCCTGAAACTAGAACGCTACCTGCAatcttcttaaataaaatctttcgTATACAGATTTGTGCCCGACCACCTGCAGATACCACAAGCAAAGAATTATCATGTAATTCTTTCAACTTTACCGTTCTTATACTGGACAAGTGTCTAAATATTAATTCCTCTTTGAGTTGATTTACAGAGTTTAAACTTGTTATGCGCAAAGTGGTATCTTCACCACCTGatacaaaatatgttatagatGTATCTAAAGGATATTTATAAGAATCTAAACAGTTGATTTCTTTTGAGTGTGTTCCAGTAAAAATACTTTTggacattattttatttaattgaaatgtgTGTGAATTTATGTTCGACTccttgatataaataaatgaaataaattcattaaaatcttCATTGCTCTTTTGTATGTAGCGTATTACATCCCAGGACCTATGTCCTCCACCACATTGCACTTCTAAAacctttatattatgtacaataTCATATACAATGAAAGTCCGCTCTTGAAAACCACACacatacttattattattgtcaacAAATCTCTCAACCCAGGGATAATCAAGGTCTCTGCTATACAAATACCTAGTCAAAGAGAAGTATTTTATACATCCATCTCTACCAGTGGTAATAAAGTCAGTATTATTGagaatttttattgatgtaGGTCCATATCTTCCATGAATGtgcttaaatgttttaattggtCCCATTTCTCctttaacatatatatgtatgttaccACATCGGTCACCTGCTATAAGATTGTCTCTATTTATAGCTACTGCTGTCAACCATCGCTCTTTACACTTTGGTAAATTAAATGTGGCAAagatatcaattttattatcaGCAGTCAAAATAGTTATTCTTCCTAATTCAGCACAAAACACTAAATGGCGGTTTCCTGCCCAGTGCATGGACATTATTTTCCCAACGTCAAGTTTAGTATctatgatattatttataacattttcttTGCAATTTTCAATAAAGACATCAAATTTTCCTGACATATCTACTACAGCTATAAGTTGTTTACAAGATGAAACACTTAAGAGTTTATAGGTTGTCTCATGATTTAGTTTGAATTCAGTTTTAGTATTAGAATTAgcattgtagaaaattaactCATTGCAGTCTGTCATAATGACTATATTCCTTTGAGCTGTAAAAGCTAATTTTTTTGGtgatataatattcaaatctaGGCTTAGACAATTTCTATTGTATTCAGTTATAACTGATAAAGGATGAATAATTACTGCACTATCTCCTCCTCCAGTCACTAAGTAATTATCTTCTGCATCTAGTGACCATATACAAGAATTGGTATGGGATGTTACTTTTCTTAGAAGCTTTCCATTAATGTCCCAATAGCAAATAGCTGAATCTTCCCCAACAGAAACAACATAATCACTGATAATACAATTTCTCATGACTCTTGCCCCATGACCATATAACTCATGTAGACATGGTATATTTTCCACATTTGTCCAAGATACCTTAGTGTCAAATGTTTTTTCAATTTGGGATTGAACTTTCCAGATTCTCACTGACCTATCATCTGAAGTAGTTATTATAATTCCTCTTTTGTAGTCACATGTAATTGAAAATATGACACCCTGAAACAGTGATAAACTTAAAaggttaaataatataatttaaaaacttcattTTATACCACTTACAGTAGAAAATATAGTATACCTTATGCccttttaatgaataaaatgtttcttCATCGGGAAATCTGAGGAGAACCTCAGAAAAAACAGTACCACTTAGTACTAATACATCATCTAGAAGATTAACTAGTAGCCCACAGTATAAAATTGAGTTCTCTATACTCTTATTCTGACTGCACTGCATTTGAAATTCTGTATTCCATGTCTAAAAAGTTTACATTTTGTGATTATATGTAGGTAATTTTTGCAACACTGgctaatatttgtattttaaatagtacCTCCACAACATTGTGAGCTGTTAGTACTGCAATAATATTACTAGATTTCCATACAGCTGAATGAACCCAGTCATCACACAATATAGGCATAAAAACGCAATAAAAATCATCCTTCTCAACATCAAGCTCAACAATTGCTATCTGTTTGCCCccgaaaattattaatttattgtccGTTTTTGAAGGAACAATTCCATAGATTTTTTGCCCATTTAACACGcttaatgtttgttttaatttgtcaaCATCTCTTAAAAATACATGCAAAACACTTCCGATCCCtaaaattagaaaaagaagataattaatatgtttgcCATGAGAATTTGCcagcaatataaaaaataggataGAATAGTATTAAATGTGATCCTCATAATACCTGCTAATACGAACTGTTGGTAAAACTTTACACAAGTAACATCGGTTCGGATAAATGTCGACATTTGAATGGTTAGTTTGGAAGCTTAATATGTTAAAccttaaaagtaataaatctaCAACGTAAgaacacaataaatatattgtaacacGGCCAAGGGTAGTAACTACTATAACTATAAGTTATTAGTTATAACTACAACTAGTAAGGACTAACTACTAAGGTATTATTTAGGTACCATAAGTCATaacttattagttattatcCGCCACAAGGCAGTGTGCAGTGTGCAGTGTGCACATGTTTTTGACATTgagtaataactaataatcAATGACATTTGAATTAGTATTATTTGCGTTGACTGTAAACTTTAGacaaaagttaaaactattgccatggtattaaaaaaaaaaacttagacAAAAAGTTGACAAAAACATGAAAATTTTacctaaaaattaattttttattatgtttcctAAGACGTCCGAGGTCTGAACAAAATATTCCTGGTTCTCTTATTATGAGACAAACAATGAACAATAATTCTGGCGACTTGCTTGCTTAGacaaaagttaaaactattgccatggtattaaaaaaaaacttagacAAAAagttgtagtttttttttaattgcaaacGGAACACATGAAAATTTTacctaaaaattaattttttattatgtttcctAAGACGTCCGAGGTCTGAACAAGATATTCCTGGTTCTCTTATTATGAGACAAACAATGAACAATAATTCTGGCGACTTGCTTGCTTAGacaaaagttaaaactattgccatggtattaaaaaaaaaacttagacAAAAagttgtagtttttttttaaattgcaaacGGAACACATGAAAATTTTacctaaaaattaattttttattaagtttccTAAGACGTCCGAGGTCTGAACAAGATATTCCTGGTTCTCTTATTATGAGACAAACAATGAACAATAATTCTGGCGACTTGCTTTAGCGCGGTATTAAGTTAGTTTCGGTTTCACACCCTGCCTGCTGGGTGTTGGCACTTGGCAACGATCTCGCAAAGTATTAGGAAAAGGGTCGCTAACTCGAGTTGAACGGAAACGATGAACTCTCATAATGTTCTTCGGACGTCTTAACTCTTATctataattttcatacaaatatcaaTCCAAAAAAAACGGTATTTCCTCCCAAAGATGGTTTACAAAAACAGATGGACTTATCGATCCATCAATCGtttattaaatagtattttataagaaatggATTGAAATCATTCTATAGTACTAAAATTGAATTGGGATTGATAGAAATAAAGCAGCCGTTagaaaacataatacaaattttatttttaggtaagATTTTCATATTgtgataataattacatagaaatattttttttagttcattcTAGTAAGACGCAGGCGGCAAATGACGTCAAGTATTGTGCGATCTGCAagtctaatataatattggcGCGGATTAGCACCTTTCGGATTATACCTACATAAATATTTGGGTCGAATGTATTTCAACGAATGTGGTGAGTAATTGTAAAGGGGCAATGCtataagttattaaatatacagggtacaccaattaattaaataaaactaaaatataatagaagtttattttttattccttttGAAAATTATCCAACGGGTAGTGCTCGCCATATTTCTTCAAATGTTCTTCCATTTCCTGCATTTGTTTTCTGAAAATAAAGATTGGATTTGTATATCATTCTTATGGCTGACAACTACTATAACTTCCCTGGCGCAACAACTAGCACTGATATTCAATGTCGAAATTAAGCGATAAGTATGCTTTTGACAAACGGGAGTCAGTCAGCGCTGAGTCGCGACTAATTAATCTTACCCTCAGCCTCGGAAACAATCGAACGTTCGACGATCTTGCTTTGCCGTTTATAACTAACGGACATCCGTAACTAGCTGACATCCAACAGTAGTCAATGTCGtttattacagatttaaattatttcactaTATAGTAAATGAAAAAACGACTCGTTGTCCTACATACCATATCCATTCCTCCATTCAATGATATAATTCGGAATTTTCTGTGGATGGTAAACAATTTCTTCAACCTAAAGGGTGGATCTGGTAGACCTGAAGGCCCCAGTGGCCAAGGCCGAGAACTTGTATACATATATCATTAGAGGTCGGAATAAATTTGTTGGCACGTTACAGGTTTTGACGTCATTGCAGTGATTTTCAGAGGAGGTTTTCAGAAAGTCtgacacaaatataaaagtttaataatatttgatattcAAATGACTTACTGAAGAAAAGTTTGATTGAATTCTTACTACGTATGAGAAAGAGTTGTGTGTGTGAGATGTTCACTTACTGTAATTGAAATGGCTTGTCATAATACACGTCTTCAAACATCTCCTTCCAGTGAGGTTTCTTCTTCTTTTCAGCCTCCTGCATCGTTCTTACGATGAAATTTCGCGAATCTTTAACGAGAGCGTTTTCTGCATCTTCGTTCCACAGTCCtgaatatcataaaaaatcaaacaGGAGAATTacgtttttactaaaataattaaatttattatgtattagcAAAAGTCATTTTGGCTTATGTTTTTTGCGgattaattcataaatatgAATGCAAACAGCATAATTAGAGACTTAAAGATGTTGTAGTAGTATTACTACTCTTAAAAAATACACCTGTACCTTTTCGTTCCAGATAAAGTCTGAATTTCTGTACGGGATTTTCGTCTGTCGTCCATTTTTGAATTTCCTCTAACGATCTATACGCCGTACTATCGTCTGATGTAGAGTGATGACCCACCCTTGATGGCAAAAAGGAAATATTCGAATGAAATCTTCATTTCTACTTTAAAACGTCATCACAGTTTTATCGacattaattatgtaaaaaacataatattaataatgtgtTTAGATTAATTTTCATCACCTGTAGGACATAGCTTCAATAAGTACAGGTTTGTTCTTGAGAGCCATTTCTCTAGCCTTTGTGACCGCGTTGTAGACGGCCAATGTATCAGTTCCGTCCACTCGAATAGTGTGAATTCCCATTGAAGGCCCCCGGGCTGCGATACCGTCCCCGCGATATTGCTCTCTGCTTGGAGTTGAAATCGCGTAACCGTTGTTTCTACTAAAAAATAGAGTAtcgaattgaaataaaaatcataataatataaaagatttcACGATAAGTGTCAAGTGTGTTATGAAATGTTTGTGCCTGCCCGAAGCTGAGAGATATACATGCTAacgatataacatttaaaaaaacaattgttgttgtttttttttacctgcagctgagtttcatcatcggacatcgaggcagaatacgaaattccacacgtgtcacctcgacgtccatcGTTACGCAACTGAGTTTTATGTAAGGCAATTTTTGTctcgcaccaccactatgtggaaccagctacccactgaagtatttctgcactcattcgacttagggtcaagaaaagagcataccaattcctaaaaggcaTTGTGTGTCCATtgtgtatcacttaacatcagatgaccCTCTTGCTCCTTTGccactgttctataaaaatacattaattagaTAGCTTACCAAAATAGGATAACTGGGCACTCAAGCGTAGCTGCGAAGTTAAAGGCGGCAAAAGCATCTCCCTCAGAAGCCGCTCCCTCTCCGAAATAGCAGATGACGCAGCGGTCGTTGTTTGGTGTCCTTTTGAATGCATACGCTGCTCCTACCGCTTGCGGCATTTGTGttgctaaaatatatatgtacacaacatatattataataaatattttaagtactCGCAAATGTCTAACgttagttaaaatttattattatcattataatcTTATAGTATAACAATATAAGTTATATCAGTATTAAAAGTTGGTAATTAGAAATAACACACGTTACTCACCTAAAGGGCTGGATATAGTGACTATGTTAAGTTGTTTGCTTCCATAGTGGACTGGCATATGTCTTCCCTTACCAGGATCTTCGTGATTGCCATAGCACTGATTCACAAGTTCTGTCATAGTCATACCGCGGTATAGAAGGACGCCGACCTCTCTGTATTGAGCAAACACAAGGTCTTGTGGTGCTAGGGCGGCTGCACTGCCAAGGTGCATGCCTTCCTCGCCATAGTTTGTCATGTAAAATGATATACGACCCTGTCTGAAATAcaacttgaaaaattattattatactcatCTTTAGCTTCAATCTTTAAGAGCTTTATCACCGCCTTCTGATTTATGAGATTTGATTTATGTATCAACCAATCGCATCGGTTAttcaagttatacttctttaggcgcgttaggtaaaaattatgagagtattt encodes the following:
- the LOC125052249 gene encoding WD repeat-containing protein 6, whose protein sequence is MSTFIRTDVTCVKFYQQFVLAGIGSVLHVFLRDVDKLKQTLSVLNGQKIYGIVPSKTDNKLIIFGGKQIAIVELDVEKDDFYCVFMPILCDDWVHSAVWKSSNIIAVLTAHNVVETWNTEFQMQCSQNKSIENSILYCGLLVNLLDDVLVLSGTVFSEVLLRFPDEETFYSLKGHKGVIFSITCDYKRGIIITTSDDRSVRIWKVQSQIEKTFDTKVSWTNVENIPCLHELYGHGARVMRNCIISDYVVSVGEDSAICYWDINGKLLRKVTSHTNSCIWSLDAEDNYLVTGGGDSAVIIHPLSVITEYNRNCLSLDLNIISPKKLAFTAQRNIVIMTDCNELIFYNANSNTKTEFKLNHETTYKLLSVSSCKQLIAVVDMSGKFDVFIENCKENVINNIIDTKLDVGKIMSMHWAGNRHLVFCAELGRITILTADNKIDIFATFNLPKCKERWLTAVAINRDNLIAGDRCGNIHIYVKGEMGPIKTFKHIHGRYGPTSIKILNNTDFITTGRDGCIKYFSLTRYLYSRDLDYPWVERFVDNNNKYVCGFQERTFIVYDIVHNIKVLEVQCGGGHRSWDVIRYIQKSNEDFNEFISFIYIKESNINSHTFQLNKIMSKSIFTGTHSKEINCLDSYKYPLDTSITYFVSGGEDTTLRITSLNSVNQLKEELIFRHLSSIRTVKLKELHDNSLLVVSAGGRAQICIRKILFKKIAGSVLVSGEELVNHMIKGTDKERTESRKRGCETDFDPETRVMDLEILSSDNVKFLIFVGCSDGKIRTLEFNLHNNEMNNVDYIEKGLCFLKMRLLELPARRMLICSTSHASLYIWDMPQLIKDYEQHYLIHKSGVNCIATAIISDTDFLMATGGDDNAVSLNYMSVEECVVVKKEVWTSETSHCSQVTGVLIVDNLLVSASIDQRVTVFEWSLLNGLKCEFRSQVFSDVADIQGIQLLQSDKSSLTVCVFGKGMEVMLIQRPPPQSH
- the LOC125052502 gene encoding 2-oxoisovalerate dehydrogenase subunit alpha, mitochondrial, whose amino-acid sequence is MALRSGVSFLRFHALRSSSRLLSTHTRPEVQQNGRKIAEFPGAKAPYVTEMKILNETSYEPIPIYRVLDNNGDVLINTEEPNLDKEVLLNMYRSMVQLNQMDKILYESQRQGRISFYMTNYGEEGMHLGSAAALAPQDLVFAQYREVGVLLYRGMTMTELVNQCYGNHEDPGKGRHMPVHYGSKQLNIVTISSPLATQMPQAVGAAYAFKRTPNNDRCVICYFGEGAASEGDAFAAFNFAATLECPVILFCRNNGYAISTPSREQYRGDGIAARGPSMGIHTIRVDGTDTLAVYNAVTKAREMALKNKPVLIEAMSYRVGHHSTSDDSTAYRSLEEIQKWTTDENPVQKFRLYLERKGLWNEDAENALVKDSRNFIVRTMQEAEKKKKPHWKEMFEDVYYDKPFQLQKQMQEMEEHLKKYGEHYPLDNFQKE